A window of the Henckelia pumila isolate YLH828 chromosome 3, ASM3356847v2, whole genome shotgun sequence genome harbors these coding sequences:
- the LOC140890813 gene encoding ammonium transporter 2-like produces the protein MASNLTLAYEERLPAVPGWLNKGDNAWQLTAATLVGLQSMPGLVILYASIVKKKWAVNSAFMALYAFAAVLICWVLLCYRQAFGDELLPFWGKGAPALDQKYLTRRAAVPESTHLYSNGTIETKMNEPFIPMASLVYFQFTFAAITTILVAGSVLGRMNIKAWMAFVPLWLTFCYTVGAYSLWGGGFLYHWGVIDYSGGYVIHLASGISGFTAAYWVGPRLKVDRDRYVPNNVLLMLAGAGLLWMGWSGFNGGAPYAANLVSSVAVLNTNISAATSLLVWTTLDVYYFGKPSVIGAVQGMITGLACITPGAGVVQSWAAIIYGVLSGSIPWFSMIILHKKSTLLQKVDDTLAVFYTHAVAGILGGGLTGLLAEPTLCSMLLPVKNTKGAFYGGGILFVKQIVAALFIIGWNFTATTIILLLIKIFIPLRMPDEELVIGDDAVHGEEAYALWGDGEKYEPAKHGWHNPAHAMEMGAGGHLNGARGVTINV, from the exons ATGGCTAGTAATCTAACTCTAGCATATGAAGAACGCCTGCCGGCGGTTCCGGGTTGGCTGAACAAAGGAGACAACGCGTGGCAGCTGACGGCGGCGACGCTGGTCGGGCTCCAGTCCATGCCGGGGCTGGTCATCCTCTACGCCAGCATCGTGAAGAAGAAATGGGCTGTTAATTCAGCTTTCATGGCGCTGTATGCCTTCGCCGCTGTCTTGATCTGTTGGGTTCTTCTCTGTTATCGTCAAGCTTTTGGTGACGAGCTCTTACCCTTCTGGGGGAAAGGCGCCCCGGCTCTTGATCAAAA GTATCTGACAAGGCGAGCGGCAGTGCCGGAAAGCACGCATCTTTATTCAAATGGCACCATTGAAACGAAAATGAACGAGCCGTTCATTCCAATGGCTTCGCTTGTTTACTTTCAGTTCACTTTTGCTGCAATCACGACGATTTTGGTGGCGGGGTCGGTGTTGGGGAGGATGAATATTAAGGCGTGGATGGCTTTTGTGCCTTTGTGGCTGACTTTTTGTTACACGGTGGGTGCGTACAGCCTGTGGGGTGGTGGCTTTTTGTATCATTGGGGTGTGATTGATTATTCCGGCGGCTATGTTATTCATCTTGCTTCTGGGATTTCTGGTTTCACGGCGGCTTATTGG GTAGGGCCGCGGTTGAAAGTAGATAGGGATCGGTATGTACCAAACAATGTGTTGTTGATGCTTGCCGGAGCGGGGTTGCTGTGGATGGGGTGGTCCGGGTTCAACGGCGGGGCGCCGTACGCCGCAAATTTAGTATCTTCAGTGGCAGTGCTGAATACAAATATTTCAGCAGCCACTAGCCTTCTTGTTTGGACAACACTCGATGTATACTACTTTGGGAAGCCTTCGGTTATAGGCGCTGTTCAGGGGATGATTACCGGTCTAGCTTGCATTACTCCTGGTGCAG GAGTGGTGCAATCGTGGGCGGCTATAATTTATGGTGTGCTTTCTGGAAGCATCCCATGGTTCTCTATGATCATTCTTCACAAGAAGTCAACTTTGCTACAAAAG GTGGATGATACATTAGCTGTGTTCTACACACATGCGGTGGCCGGAATTTTGGGTGGGGGGTTAACCGGACTCCTGGCGGAACCCACCCTCTGCAGCATGCTGCTGCCGGTCAAAAACACCAAGGGTGCTTTTTACGGTGGCGGAATACTGTTCGTCAAGCAAATAGTTGCAGCTCTGTTTATAATTGGCTGGAATTTCACTGCCACAACAATCATCCTTCTATTAATCAAGATATTTATACCGCTTAGAATGCCGGACGAGGAGCTCGTGATCGGAGACGACGCGGTGCATGGCGAGGAAGCGTACGCCCTGTGGGGCGACGGGGAGAAATACGAACCGGCTAAACACGGGTGGCATAACCCGGCTCATGCGATGGAAATGGGCGCAGGTGGGCATTTGAATGGTGCTAGAGGAGTGACCATAAATGTATAA